From the genome of Phreatobacter cathodiphilus, one region includes:
- a CDS encoding ThiF family adenylyltransferase, with protein MHDALLERGFRRVPSGSVDIYEGRLLITSGEVPVTVLVPDLDFVTMPLVHISESWQGPDRRLPHLGPSRLICYYALGSVVLDRYDPGGTIVRCIEQATRVLEDAVEGRSDADFGAEFDAHWSARWMLCDLPAGYSGPATIIYPRLSVASEPTPVLVAGSSWARDRDPPRRADGPEETALVVSIGTPLTLDPERKWPPADYDELVDWLRWADPVLTSRLEEALSSGTGHQATLAIRATNGTFACRITVPPPMRTVEFLVNRRSTLARNLARPVGQVSLERITADSADLGYIYGRNLGSRGGLAGRSVAVVGCGTIGSFLAQQIALCGAGTGGGHLLLVDTDDLRTANLGRHLLGIPFLHRNKAEACARYLNIMMPGAKVEWSAKAAQTLTALRGFDLVVDATGEEALSLALNQAAVDRRPSGPALLFCWLMGNGAAAQCILVDGEAGKACLKCLKPELAGEPVYPVMRPDVEMEFGRVEACADGEFVTFPVSRSVAAAALACDLALDWAAGRPGHRLRTRIFEPDKAFEVADCSPGVTDRCPACSTRR; from the coding sequence ATGCACGACGCCCTGCTGGAACGTGGTTTCAGGCGTGTGCCGAGCGGCAGTGTCGACATTTACGAGGGGAGGCTTCTCATCACGTCCGGCGAGGTGCCAGTCACGGTCCTCGTTCCCGACCTCGACTTTGTAACAATGCCACTCGTGCATATTTCCGAGAGTTGGCAGGGTCCGGATCGGCGACTACCGCACCTCGGGCCGTCGAGGTTGATCTGCTACTACGCACTGGGTTCGGTCGTCCTAGACCGCTACGATCCCGGCGGAACAATCGTCCGGTGCATCGAGCAGGCCACCCGCGTCTTGGAAGACGCGGTGGAAGGCCGCTCGGACGCCGATTTTGGCGCGGAGTTCGACGCCCACTGGTCCGCCCGCTGGATGCTGTGCGATCTTCCCGCCGGCTACAGCGGCCCCGCGACGATTATCTACCCGAGGCTGTCAGTAGCCAGCGAGCCGACCCCTGTGCTTGTCGCGGGGTCGTCGTGGGCGCGGGACCGGGATCCACCGCGCCGGGCCGACGGACCGGAGGAGACTGCACTCGTTGTGTCCATCGGCACGCCGCTGACCCTCGACCCCGAGCGCAAGTGGCCGCCTGCCGACTACGACGAACTGGTCGACTGGCTGCGGTGGGCAGACCCCGTCCTTACTAGCCGCCTTGAGGAGGCACTATCGTCAGGGACCGGACATCAGGCAACGCTCGCGATCCGCGCAACGAACGGCACCTTTGCCTGCCGCATCACAGTTCCCCCACCGATGCGGACAGTGGAGTTTTTAGTAAACCGGCGTTCGACGCTCGCGCGCAACTTGGCGCGGCCGGTCGGACAAGTGTCCTTAGAGCGCATCACCGCAGATTCGGCAGATCTCGGATACATCTACGGACGCAACCTCGGCTCACGCGGCGGCCTTGCTGGACGCTCCGTCGCGGTCGTAGGCTGCGGCACCATCGGCAGCTTCCTTGCGCAGCAAATCGCCCTGTGCGGCGCCGGCACTGGAGGCGGGCACCTCCTTCTGGTCGATACCGATGACCTGCGAACAGCGAATCTCGGTCGCCACCTTCTCGGCATCCCCTTCCTCCACCGCAACAAGGCGGAGGCCTGCGCGAGATATCTGAACATCATGATGCCGGGCGCGAAGGTAGAATGGTCCGCGAAGGCAGCGCAAACCTTAACCGCTTTGCGGGGGTTCGACCTTGTGGTGGACGCGACGGGCGAGGAAGCCTTGTCGCTAGCGCTGAACCAAGCCGCCGTGGATCGCAGGCCGTCCGGCCCTGCGCTGCTTTTCTGCTGGCTTATGGGCAATGGGGCTGCCGCTCAGTGCATCCTCGTGGACGGTGAAGCCGGGAAGGCTTGTCTCAAATGCCTAAAGCCGGAACTAGCGGGCGAACCGGTGTACCCGGTCATGCGGCCGGATGTGGAGATGGAGTTCGGGAGGGTGGAGGCGTGTGCCGATGGCGAATTCGTAACATTCCCCGTGTCGCGCTCCGTAGCGGCAGCCGCCCTCGCGTGCGACCTCGCACTCGACTGGGCCGCCGGGCGACCAGGCCACCGCTTACGAACCCGCATCTTTGAGCCGGACAAGGCCTTCGAAGTCGCGGATTGCAGCCCCGGCGTTACAGATCGATGCCCAGCATGCTCGACCAGACGATGA
- a CDS encoding Mov34/MPN/PAD-1 family protein, with protein MLDQTMMLTPDGVRFVAIHPKVVETIRGWVERGSQSREAGGILIGSYRGDHVEVSGSTVPMERDKRTRGLFDRMDRGHQEAAMQAWRSSGGTESYVGEWHTHPEAHPSPSVLDRWTWDRIMRRVREPVVFAIGGWDSCWWGIGAGARVEVMRMLSSGWDIV; from the coding sequence ATGCTCGACCAGACGATGATGCTGACGCCCGATGGGGTGCGCTTCGTCGCGATCCACCCAAAAGTCGTAGAGACCATCCGCGGATGGGTCGAACGCGGATCCCAGTCGCGCGAAGCCGGCGGCATCCTTATCGGCTCGTATCGCGGCGATCACGTAGAGGTGAGCGGCAGTACCGTGCCCATGGAGCGAGACAAGCGGACGAGGGGCCTCTTCGATCGTATGGATCGTGGCCACCAAGAAGCGGCCATGCAGGCTTGGCGTTCCAGCGGCGGGACGGAAAGTTACGTCGGTGAGTGGCACACGCACCCCGAGGCGCATCCGTCTCCGTCGGTCCTAGACCGATGGACGTGGGATCGCATTATGCGCAGGGTGCGTGAGCCTGTCGTTTTTGCCATCGGCGGATGGGACTCGTGCTGGTGGGGTATCGGAGCCGGCGCGCGCGTTGAGGTGATGCGAATGCTTTCGAGCGGGTGGGACATAGTTTAA